The genomic interval AAAGCCAGCTTTGCCAGAAACGGCGCAAGGGGGATGGTGCATGGAAACGCGGGACGGAAGCCGAGGCACGCTCTTTCAGATGAGGTTAAAACGAGGATTGTCGAGCTGTTTGAGGGGAAGTATTTTGACTATAATTTCTCTCATTTCACTGAACGCCTGAACGAAGCGGAGGGAATGTCTGTGAGCCGTTCTTCGGTGTTCCGTGTGCTTAAAGGAGCTGGTATAAAGAGCAAGAAGGCAGTGAAGCATAAAGCAAAACAGCACCGGCCGTGTCCAAGGAAGACGACCGCCGGTATTATGTGGCAGACCGATGCAAGCAGACACAAGTGGTTTGGTGAAGAACACGGATATGCAACTTTGCACGCATATATAGACGATGCGACAGGGGTCGTTACAGGGGCGTTCTTTACTGAAACTGAATGTATGCGCGGCTATGCCGCGGCGCTGGAACAAGGGATGCTTGCATATGGATTGCCTCTGTCCATATACAGCGACCGCCATACTATATTCCGTTCGCCCAAGGAGTTGACCGACGATGAGATTTTGAGCGGAACGGAGCTGCCGCTGTCAAACTTTGGCAAGGCGCTGTATGAGCTTGGTATAAAGCAGATAACGGCGCACAGCCCTCAGCCAAGGGACGTATAGAAAGGCTCTGGA from Synergistes jonesii carries:
- a CDS encoding helix-turn-helix domain-containing protein; this encodes MMSMTNDEARRVRIIGAASSGLVTNGEASEQLGISIRQIIRLKASFARNGARGMVHGNAGRKPRHALSDEVKTRIVELFEGKYFDYNFSHFTERLNEAEGMSVSRSSVFRVLKGAGIKSKKAVKHKAKQHRPCPRKTTAGIMWQTDASRHKWFGEEHGYATLHAYIDDATGVVTGAFFTETECMRGYAAALEQGMLAYGLPLSIYSDRHTIFRSPKELTDDEILSGTELPLSNFGKALYELGIKQITAHSPQPRDV